The DNA sequence atttgtaaTAGCTACGTACTATAGgtatatgtgtggggtttgagcccatgttcTAACACTGAggatatttatccatgctcgggttgTGCTTAGGCTATGAAAAGCCTAGTATTGGCTGTTAAGCCTTAAGCTatgatatttctcatatttgtaacattgtgtgaactatttgagccatgtttgaggctccatagaggtttaatccctgaatgaacttgataaatgctattctgtgatgaaattgccgatttTAGCTACGataacacactttgcacatgcctacactttagtatGTCATTTAGCAGTCCAGGATCATGAGATTTTTTACTCATTCAtcacatacatgtattcttgtttaTTTATTCCagtgtgatatgattggactggatTCCtaggttaagtgccatcacgacgggctggtttttgggtcgtgacacaaagcctcctggaccaaaGGCATAGGACGGGTAATGCACGCATAGGATgcgatttagaattgaactagagtgCTCCGGGGCAAACAAATTtaagatagtaattgggtagcaggagatgatagtatgtgcccgctgaataatacgagcaacccctaccctaagggagttgcgaagtattttTTATGTTTCACGAGGTGATCATTTAGGCTAAAAAATATAGGATCCCCCTCCCCCCTATACGCTTACTACTTGCGCCCTTGTTTATTTGAACTTAGATCAAACTAGGTTGTACCTTATAGTCCTTAAAATATTACACCAATCACTTATTAATGTATAGTCTACTTCCTTCATATGCGCAATCTTCTTTATATTTGTTCACATATTAGCTGGATATTTCGATTCCGCCCTATCTTCCTTTAATTTACTTATTCACATAGGACAACTATAATCTAATAATCCTACATAGCTTAAAATTCGGGTAGGAACAACAGTTATGGATCTCGAAGAATGCCTAACCCCTTTTCTTCGAGggaatttgagcccttacccgatctttggtgacataaACTAGTTTTAATCAGAGTTACTTGCACATAAGtgtcctaacgcacctcaaaTCATTAGGTggctcttctcttttaatacccattttaaAGATTTATCACATGTCGCAACCCGCTTTCACGAGAAAATGGGGCGCAACATGTGCAGCGAGAGCCTGGGCTCCTCCCCAGCCTGTGAAGTAGCTAGGGAAACCGAGATCACACCCGCCTGAGTCATACCATGAGCCAAAGTCTCCTGGAGTCTAGGTGTAGCACTAGGTCTCTCTTGAGCTCGAGCTTGTCCCACCGGCTCAATATGATCAGGAATCTACTCACTCAGCTGGGTCTACTAGTGGCTCCTTAGTGGCTACTCTAGCAAGGCCCCTAACTGCCCCGCGTGCTCTACTCTTATCTTAGCCTCGGCCTCAACCTCCATGGGTCTATCCTGGGTTACTTGAACCTGCACCGTTGTTCCAAAAGAATGTGTCCTTGCCATGTGTGAGTGAATACAAGAGCAAGGGTTCAAACAAATCCGCACgatagagaatgaaagaaagagaagttttcctaacagtcgtgtggcctttcgaagataagtacaaacgtctctgtacagatctgcaagactctactagacttgttcatgactcgtgagacctaagcaacctagggaTTTGATAACAAGATGTCACGACCAAAAACTACCACCAagcatgatgacacctaacccactTGATAGGCAAGAAAAtcatacaaaaaataataataaataaagaataatTGAGTCTGAAAGTCGAATAATCATAGATAAGTACCAAATCAATGCAACAAATCCCCAGTAACTCGTAACACTAAATCATGAGCTCTAATATATGAATACAAGTATGATAATACAATATGCTACCAGAAACATTAACAGTAATGAAAGATAGAAGGAAATTATAGGGACCACAATCaggatgcagctctaccttggGTCTCACCGCAATAGAAATAGCTCTCAATACTTAGTTGTGTCCaactcctggatctgcacaattaagtacagagtgtagtatgagtacaatagaccccatatactcagtaagtatcatgactaaaCTCGGCAAGGTAGTGGCGAGGGTGGCCAATGATACTCACTTGTCAATCCTGTATAGttcatgaatatatatatatatatatatatatatatatacacacacaacaATAGTACTGGAATCTAATCATAAAGTACAGGTAAGGCCTACTGTGCATATAGAGAAAATATGCACAAGCATTGTAAACAAACTAATAGTTCAGCATATTGCAAAAGTATGCATCTGATATCAAATAATCTGTCAACAgttacatatagagaagatatgcatgtaTAACAAGTCAagatatacacactaacatacaGAGAAGATATGTTCCATGATGCATTCCACCAAGTAAAGTaggatatagagaagatatgcatatgAAGGAATTTACACATTTCAgagctagcatatagagaagatatgcgaaAAAATGATGTGTATATCCAAGGAGTTTGCATATAAAAAAGATACCCAAAGCCCAAACACTCATCGGCTTTCATAATCTGCGTGTAtgtcatcaagagagaaacatgaaagGATGACCCTAGGGGGATAGATCTTTATCCACACACTGCAGTGATAACTCCCGTGCCATAATCATAATgatcgcacagacaactcacatgctgtaaTAACTCAACCCGCACTGATCGCTCACATTCTGTCAAACTTGTCCATCTCACAGAAAGCataacaagaatacatgtatacgaACATCGTATATCAAAACAGATACTCATGGACCGAGGAAAATaatatgctaaggtgtatgcatgtgcgaagtgAACGACTACAACTTAGATTAGGCGATTACTCCATACAACAATGAGTATCATGTCCAAACAAGAAATCAACAcctacaaaggaaacaacaacaAAATTCAGCATTGAAATTCAACAAAATTCAGCAATAATTTTGAAGGATTTGCCTAATGCTAAAGGAAACAACAAGGCCTTAACTACAGCTCTTGTCTCTCACAACATGGAGACATTGAAAATGTTTGATAATCTGAGCATGACAGTAGCTTTTACTCCAGGTGGTAATACAATTTTGGGGGATCAACAAGCAATACATATTGTGCAAGAAAGACTAACTGGGCAGCAGCAAATTGGTTATAGAACTCCAGCTATTTTAGCATAAGATCGAAGGCTACTGGATGTTTTGGTAAGTATAAAATATTCCTTTAATTCAACTCAAATATTTAGCACTGGACACACGGCTAAGAACATGAACAATATCCAAAACTTTGAGCAACATCAAGGTAAGGAAATCATGGAAAAGACACACAACCTAAATGTGTAGATGACACAAGATATTGCCCAAAACTCATCAGATGCAGTTAACGTGGAAAGAGATATGTATGAagaaagagaggaagaagaaATGCTACAAGAATGTCGAGCAGAGGCAGCTAAAAGAGGTGATTTATCACTTATGCATAGTGAAAAAATTAAGAAGTCacacataaggaagaagaagTATATGTTAGGCGACTCCCAATGAGAGTTGCAAAGAAAAAAGTGGTTGCCCTAACCACGCCAACGAGATCCAACTGTTCCAGAAGGAAATAATGAATTTTGAATGCATATTCAATAGGTTTGATGAAGAtgacaaagagctacaacttaaAGAAGTCACAAGTTTGAATAAGAAGGGGCAAGACTCAATCTTCTACTACATTTTATTAGCATAGCTATGTGTATCATCATCAAATAGTATGTTATAAACTTTGTGATGATCATAGAATACTTAGTCCTTTCTAGTTCTTACTTTTTACATGCTTGCTAGTAGGTGAGGATATTTTATGCCTCAATAGGATTTGTAAAGTAAGGTCTAGCCCAGTATGTGTTTTGCTTATGTCTTATGCCTTTGGGAATGTATCCAAATGGCTATGAGATGATATGCCCTCGTGAGACTTTGCCGGCAGCTACAGCATGATGCTCTGCATGAGGCTGCCTTCATAAGGCAAACGAGGCACAGAGGAGtgattatatagccaaggcataGAGGCAACACTACTGTAATTTAATCGGATGAGAAAGCTTTCTCATAAAATTCTCTTTGTAGTGGGATTATTCTAATTATTTCTGATATACATTCTAATACATATTCTATgtattctatatcttgggttctttgataTTGTTCTATATTATCTTTTACTAGGGTTTTTAGTAAATTTATATTATCTGTAGTTTGTTGCCAGTATTGTAGATATGTATGATTCATTATATGTTATCAAAATATAGATCTAGTTCATATAAGTCTGTTTCTGGTATAATTAGTTCTATCCAGTTTTGAttcattatttctgttatttcaaaactaattagtttttcatagattattcttcttacatcattattaatggtttttagtatatatagtataagtgTTTTATAACTAATATCGTCATCTATTAAGTAAGTGTTCATcttatcatatgatttgctaaacatattccttttaatctctatgttTATTATCCTTATTaatcatattataataagttattttaatcaccttttctggtcactaccatgattttctgcttcaatcaATTACTCTAACAGCGCTTCAACTCttgtttactcccctaaacggcctcctgcctaccggtttcaactttaggatgcatagtctgggcttacctATTCTTAGCATATTTTTATGGCAAACTTACTTAAGATGATTTTTATAACAGTAttattatatgatggataattataatctacatgtatgagattatcaggaatataaTGAATTAGCTACTCATAGTTATAATATGACATACCTGGTTTTGTATGTTCCTGATGTCTTCTTGTTGATTTATAGTTTTCATATTTTTTTGTTAATCCTTAGCTTCTTGATTCATAGCTTTCCTTTAGCTTTCCTGTATTTTCTGTATTTTgtattttagagagaagagagagaagcccTTGGATGCTAATGTGCAGCCTATCTTATTTCATAAATGAAAGGCTTATTTAAAGATTACAAAATGActtttactattcatgaacgacctttactgttcatgaaactgactcttgactcttactattcatgaacgacctttactgttcatgaaactgactcttgactcttactatttatgaacgacctttactgttcatgaaactgactcttactatttactttacgacttttacaaaaaataaaataacataaagaaaaagaaaagaatctaatatatctttcatattattttgtcTGCCATATATCTTTGTCGTCTAGCTTGTCGTCTTCTTTTTCAGTAATCTTCTTCTTGTttattccagttgtacgtctggaacaatattatcttctcctttgcattttgagcatatgtggtctggatatttgtgactgattaacttgcaatatcttgttaataattctggagaaataaaatttgtccttatagctcttgtgGGTTGTAGATTGTTCTGGCTTCAAAAGACTTAAGacccattgtcttaattcttccatatctggttctcgtatttctctgcaatttgaatatatcattgtctgttctcttgaataataactccaaatagcattctggtttaggtagttgtttgctagttcatttagtatagtggatattccgataatccttttatttgcataaaagtctggaatatttattttttctatctcttcttgttcttctattttttctggTACGAGCATCTCTcttgtaagtccgatcttgataacttgtatAATAGGTTTTATTTCTTCATAAAGTATTTCTGCTATAGCTGAATAAAATCTTATATAGAACAATGTTCCTTTGGTTATCCTTTTGTATTGCATAAATGCTCTGTATAATTCTGGTATGGTAGCTATCTCTTGTCCTGTTTGTGTGTATACTGTATCTAGTAATCTGTAATTGTAGCAAGTGGCtactagttttgcatttgtatttggtagtgctattagtttattatatcctgttagataatgagtaatataatcttcatctggattttgggtagtttgggatcttggatttttgtttaggaagttttgtattttgtatatgttgtctatatatgtacgggttatatggttatatgtctttttggcttggttcaggctttctttgtaggtgtttatttgtggtggtaggaatatttctTTCTGGGTATGTTGGATATTTTTCTGTATGAATGGTTTTGAAAATAGATtgttcatatttgtatttgtatatctaggtttaatttcttccttcctCTTTGCAGATAAACTGCTAGCTGTGCTACTTCCTGCAACTGCatttaacaaactgttatgagtttttaggtgtttctcaacgtcaccttctagctctggaattttagagacttctgatcgtcttatctccgcatttttcaagtcatgctgctgaccactagctgttttctttattatctgtatctcttcttctatgctttccacttttttacaaagtgtagtcatagctaagagtagatttttcattgtattatctggttcagtttgggtagctttgtcttgataagtaatctgcaacaacattcttgttagtagtgattatttcaattgtaaatgtaaagtttaatatatttaataccagtccgcgtatttcttttgttgtaactgaatcttgtacttttctggttatGCACATTTTAACTTGGGTgttatctgttcttacaataaatctgttgtaaactatatagacaacatatacaaaatacaaaacttcctaaacaaaaatccaagatcccaaactacccaAAATCCAGATGAAGATTATATTACTCATTATCTAACAGGATATAATAAACTAATAGCACTACTaaatacaaatgcaaaactagtagccacttgccacaatttggatgtacagataaatattataataaaaaatggaaaacaaagaaatataataaatacaagtcaaaatataaaaataaaaaaccaagaaaaagatattatgtaaaaaattatcagaataaaagaccatttagaccaaaaaagaaattaacagaatgtacttgttataactgtggaaaattaggacatatagctaaagactgtaaagcacctagaaacttaaagaaaaaacaaataactgaaatcataattgatgatgaagaatatatgcaaatggaatatatagactatgaactagatagtgaagatagtgtatatgaaatatcagatatagaagatgaaataggagatgaaataactaaagaagatgatgaaacctaaggattaaaaaagaaatagaagtaataacacgagaagaatataaagatgaagaatcctcagaacaaaaaattatatttgataataatatatttgaacaaataaaagaaaaagaattagacctcagtgtcgaaaaaatatttgaagtacctacaataaaaaattggttcaaaagacaaaaagaagaataTTACGTGGTTagtcaaaaagaacatataattgactgtaaatatacaaaaggaaaagccaaaataccaataataaataaaagaataataaataaagaaatacaagatataaaggcaagaaacccaattaaatatgtacacctaggaggaactgaaatactaataaaagcatgtttcagggaaggaatagatacccctatagaaatatatttagcagatgatagaataattcaacctatagaaaaaagcataataagtgcaataaaaggaaatctcatatatcaaaaattcaaattcataataagtgccaactattcaatagcaataaacgataagaatatagataaatcattagtactatactggaaaatgtcaggaatagaattaacacctggaagtaaaatatttacagctagatgtaaaaatctatacgtcttaacaacaaaacataaaatagcagcaaaaaataaaattaataaaatcaaaatagaaaacccgtttgaaagaatagttacagttattgacAATAATGAATATAGTTATAAAGAAATTGACATGGAAGAGGATTTAGAAATAGTGaaagaaagattaagtacatcaagtataccaaaccaattaacttatgaaacaccaacatcatcaagaataagtacatcaagaagagaatatataatcccaaaaaatttaataaaaaacacaaaagaaaaaataaatacataccactactatataactggaatcatggaacaaagaaaatatcaaatattaataaatacaggacaagaagaaaactatatcacaagagaattagtaacagaaactgaaataataactactgaacaattatgccctgaattacctaaagaattaataataaatgaagaaataacagaaaaagaaataattattggaggaatacctctaataatacaatttaaaatatatcaagaaaacgAAAATGAAAACATTACactaggaataaaatggttagaaaaagtaaaaccaTACAGTCTAGGAGATAAGCAATTAACAATAACAtgcaaagataagaaaataataataaaaagaacagaagaatgaaaatatatatactcgcaaaagtcatagtagaaggatattataatagatactatacaccaatgatagatacaggagcagaagctaatatatgtaaatataattgtttaccaacagataaatgggaaaaattaaaaacacctatggtagtaacaggatttaataatgaaggtagtatgattaactacaaagccaaaaatgtaaaaatacaaatatggaataaaatattaactatagaagaaatatataactttgaattcactacgaaagatatgttactaggaatgccatttttagaCAAATTATACCCACACATAATAACAAGAACACACTGGTGGTttaccacaccatgtaaaaataaagtaggagcaaaaagaataaataataaacaacgaaaaactacagaatggatacgaggaaatgaaaaaatcacacaaaaattagaaaatataagtaaaaatacaactactcaattagaaattattatattcacaatagacaaagtaaaaataatccagaatgaattagaaaaattatataatgataaccctctaaaaggatggaataaacataagacaaaaataaaaatagaattaatagaggaaaatagtataataacacaaaaacccttaaaatataactttgatgatttagcagaatttaaaatgcatataaaagaactATTAGATAACAATTATatacaagaaagtaatagtaaacatacaagtccagcattcatagtaaataaacatagtgaacgaaaaagaggaaaaagtagaatggttatagattaccgaaatttaaatgcaaaaactaaaacatataattacccaatacctaacaaaatattaaaaataagacaaatccaaggatataattactttagcaaatttgactgtaaatgaggattttaccatctaaaactagaagatgaatctaaaaaactaaTAGCATTTACAGtgccacaaggattttatgaatggaatgttttaccatttggatataaaaatgcaccaggaagataccaacattttatggataattattttaaccaactagagaattgtatagtatatatagatgatatattactatattcaagaacacaagatgaacatataaaattattagaaaaattcatacatattatagaaaactctggtataagcttaagcaaaaccaaagcagaaattatgaagaatcagatagaatttttaggaatacaaatagataaaaatggaataaaaatacaaacacacatagtacaaaaaataatcaatcttgatgaaaatatagatacaaaaaagaaattacaatcatttttaggattagtaaaccaagtaagagaatatatacctaaattagcagaaaacctaaaacctctacagaaaaaactaaaaaaggatgtagaatatgggttcgatgaaaaagataaagaacaaataaggaagattaaaatattgtgtaagaaactaccaaaattatacttcccagatgaaaataagaaatttacttatattgtagaaacagattcgagtaatcatagttatggaggagttcttaaatataaatatgataaagaaaaaatagaacaccATTGTAGATATTACTCAGGATCTTATACGGAACcacaagaaagatgggaaataaatagaaaagaattatttgcattatataaatatttattagcatttgaaccatatatagtttacaacagatttattgtaagaacagataacacccaagttaaatggtggataaccagaaaagtacaagattcagttacaacaaaagaaatacgcagactggtattaaatatattaaactttacatttacaattgaaataatcactactaacaagaatgttgttgcagattacttatcaagacaaagctacccaaactgaaccagataatacaatggaaaatctactcttagctatgactacactttgtaaaaaagtggaaagcatagaagaagagatacagataataaagaaaacagctagtggtcagcagcatgacttgaaaaatgcggagataagacgatcggaagtctctaaaattccagagctagaaggtgacgttgagaaacacctaaaaactcataacagtttgttaaatgcagttgcaggaagcagcacagctagcagtttatctgcaaagaaaaaggaagaaattaaacctagatatacaaatacaaatatgaacaatctattttcaaaaccattcatacagaaaaatatccaaaatacccagaaagaaatattcctaccaccacagataaacacctacaaagaaagcctaaaccaagccaaaaagacatacaaccatataacccgtacatatatagacaacatatataaaatacaaaacttcctaaacaaaaatccaagatcccaaactacccaaaatccagatgaagattatattactcattatctaacaggatataataaactaatagcactaccaaatacaaatgcaaaactagtaGCCACTTGCTACAATTACGGATTACTAGATACAGTATACACACAAACAGGACAAGAGATAGCTACCATACCAGAATTATACAGAGCATTTATGCAATACAAAAGGATAACCAAAGGAACATTGTTCTATATAAGATTTTATTCAGCTACAGCAGAAATACTATATGAAGAAATAAAACCTATTatacaagttatcaagatcggacttacaagAGAGATGCTCGTACcggaaaaaatagaagaacaagaagagatagaaaaaataaatattccagacttttatgcaaataaaaggattatcggaatatccactatactaaatgaactagcaaacaactacctaaaccagaatgctatttggagttattattcaagagaacagacaatgatatattcaaattgcagagaaatacgagaaccagatatggaagaattaagacaatgggtcttaagtcttttgaagccagaacaatctacaaccacaagagctataaggacaaattttatttctccagaattattaacaagatattgcaagttaatcagtcacaaatatccagaccacatatgctcaaaatgtaaaggagaagataatattgttccagacgtacaactggaataaacaagaagaagattactgaagaagaagacgacaaGCTAGACGACAAAGATATATGGCAgacaaaataatatgaaagatatattagattcttttctttttctttatgttattttattttttgtaaaagtcgtaaagtaaatagtaagagtcagtttcatgaacagtaaaggtcgttcataaatagt is a window from the Nicotiana tomentosiformis chromosome 10, ASM39032v3, whole genome shotgun sequence genome containing:
- the LOC138899964 gene encoding uncharacterized protein; this translates as MTQDIAQNSSDAVNVERDMYEEREEEEMLQECRAEAAKRGQQHDLKNAEIRRSEVSKIPELEGDVEKHLKTHNSLLNAVAGSSTASSLSAKKKEEIKPRYTNTNMNNLFSKPFIQKNIQNTQKEIFLPPQINTYKESLNQAKKTYNHITRTYIDNIYKIQNFLNKNPRSQTTQNPDEDYITHYLTGYNKLIALPNTNAKLVATCYNYGLLDTVYTQTGQEIATIPELYRAFMQYKRITKGTLFYIRFYSATAEILYEEIKPIIQVIKIGLTREMLVPEKIEEQEEIEKINIPDFYANKRIIGISTILNELANNYLNQNAIWSYYSREQTMIYSNCREIREPDMEELRQWVLSLLKPEQSTTTRAIRTNFISPELLTRYCKLISHKYRLHISIQGLLSLLSKIQNTENTGKLKESYESRS